Proteins from one Fuerstiella sp. genomic window:
- the yidC gene encoding membrane protein insertase YidC, whose product MDIRRLLLFLVVSFGFVLIWQNLVVDKLRQPVPQKVVEIEPGDDENTREVDTQAAESADNQNPVVAAEIAEAEEADDLNGTRTNGPVLHERRQIVLGSLEPRGAYAIEAVFSTEGGSVTSVRLADPKMKDLTNRSEQVQVVGNGAAGGNTFSTSLDVIDRQLDEWGMRLETVDWKVADQQADSVVFAYVAPDRSVEIRKTYRIQPLPTDLFVNTDQLRTDPAAYTIRCELAIRNLSRTSQEVQYEILGPCGVILENEEHTRKYRDIKLEFIDNGSSAQLSAADVQSIWEEQRLRYPQRTRHQISEMVREGEHKWIEPVRYAGVDVQFFAALIALMDDRPPAEQASDQWIDRIWPVLLQESKTATLADITFRMASRPRTLKPNSLVTHEFAVFVGPKQGTLLDPAPFRAEKVLDYGTYFGFIARGMHSVLSFLYGIHLPYWLAIISLTVMVRCCLFPLSRKQALSAARMKELQPKINELKLKYGEDKEKMAKAQMELWRKHNINPLGGCLPLFFQLPVFIGLYTCLNTAVDLRLSSFLWIDNLAAPDALFRMPFSLPLLGRDFNVLPCINVVLFLVQQKLFMPPPTDEQQELQHKMMNVMTIFFAVMFWHVPAGLCIYFVASSLWSIGERKLLGSDVLAKKDVAAEVTEGNNSGKSSGRSERKRQPVSADADTDRPQGFLERLMAAAEQAKNQAEQKRPTGNGKKTGKRGKRDRRR is encoded by the coding sequence ATGGATATCCGACGTCTTCTTCTTTTTCTCGTCGTGTCATTTGGGTTTGTTCTCATATGGCAGAATCTCGTTGTGGACAAGCTGCGCCAACCGGTGCCTCAGAAGGTGGTGGAGATTGAACCTGGTGACGACGAGAATACTCGGGAAGTCGACACCCAGGCAGCAGAATCGGCAGATAACCAAAACCCGGTTGTCGCCGCGGAAATCGCGGAAGCGGAAGAAGCAGACGACCTGAACGGGACACGGACGAACGGTCCCGTCCTTCATGAACGGCGTCAGATTGTTTTGGGTTCACTTGAGCCACGGGGCGCCTATGCGATTGAGGCCGTTTTTTCCACTGAGGGTGGGTCGGTCACCTCCGTGCGACTGGCGGATCCGAAAATGAAGGATTTGACAAATCGTAGTGAACAGGTGCAGGTCGTTGGGAACGGCGCGGCCGGTGGAAATACATTCAGCACCTCGCTGGATGTGATTGATCGGCAGCTGGACGAGTGGGGAATGCGACTCGAAACCGTCGACTGGAAAGTTGCGGATCAACAGGCTGATTCTGTAGTTTTTGCCTACGTCGCGCCGGATCGGTCGGTGGAGATCAGAAAAACGTACCGCATACAGCCTCTTCCGACTGATCTTTTTGTTAACACTGATCAGCTGCGGACGGACCCGGCGGCTTACACGATCCGGTGTGAACTGGCGATCCGAAATCTTTCCAGAACTTCCCAGGAGGTTCAGTACGAGATTCTTGGACCCTGTGGAGTGATTCTGGAAAACGAAGAGCATACGCGCAAGTATCGGGACATTAAACTGGAGTTCATTGACAATGGCAGCTCTGCTCAGCTGTCAGCGGCAGATGTTCAGTCCATATGGGAAGAACAGCGGCTCAGGTATCCACAGCGCACTCGTCATCAAATCAGCGAGATGGTTCGAGAGGGGGAACATAAGTGGATCGAACCGGTGAGATATGCGGGTGTGGATGTGCAGTTCTTCGCCGCATTGATTGCTTTGATGGATGACCGCCCGCCGGCAGAGCAGGCGTCCGATCAGTGGATAGACCGAATCTGGCCCGTGCTGTTGCAGGAATCAAAAACGGCAACGCTGGCTGATATTACGTTCAGGATGGCGTCCAGACCGCGGACTCTGAAGCCAAACTCTTTGGTGACTCATGAATTTGCTGTTTTCGTGGGGCCCAAGCAGGGGACACTGCTGGATCCTGCGCCGTTCCGGGCGGAAAAAGTTCTGGATTACGGAACTTATTTCGGGTTCATTGCTCGCGGAATGCATTCCGTTCTCAGCTTCCTTTACGGGATTCATCTGCCGTACTGGCTGGCCATTATTTCACTGACGGTCATGGTTCGATGCTGCCTGTTCCCGCTTTCGCGTAAGCAGGCTTTAAGTGCAGCTCGCATGAAAGAACTTCAGCCGAAAATCAATGAACTGAAGCTGAAGTACGGAGAAGATAAAGAGAAGATGGCCAAGGCGCAGATGGAACTGTGGCGCAAACACAACATCAACCCACTGGGAGGTTGTCTGCCACTGTTCTTTCAGCTGCCGGTTTTCATCGGACTGTATACCTGTTTGAACACAGCGGTCGATCTGCGGTTGTCATCTTTTCTCTGGATCGACAACCTGGCTGCTCCCGATGCTCTGTTCCGGATGCCGTTTTCACTGCCGTTACTGGGCAGAGATTTCAATGTGTTGCCCTGCATCAATGTGGTGCTGTTCCTTGTTCAGCAGAAACTGTTCATGCCGCCGCCAACCGACGAACAACAGGAACTGCAGCACAAGATGATGAATGTGATGACGATCTTTTTTGCTGTGATGTTTTGGCATGTCCCGGCAGGTCTTTGCATCTATTTTGTGGCTTCCAGCTTGTGGAGCATCGGTGAACGGAAATTGCTCGGAAGTGATGTACTGGCAAAAAAAGATGTTGCGGCGGAAGTAACCGAAGGAAACAATTCCGGCAAGTCGAGCGGCAGGTCCGAGAGGAAACGTCAACCCGTTTCTGCTGACGCTGATACCGATCGGCCTCAGGGATTTTTGGAACGTCTAATGGCAGCGGCCGAGCAGGCTAAGAATCAGGCGGAGCAGAAGCGACCGACCGGTAACGGGAAGAAAACCGGAAAACGCGGTAAACGGGATCGCCGACGTTAA